ctttgttGCCACCTCCAGAATCACCATCGCCGGAACCAAAAAAGAGCACAAAAAACCATAGTTACCCTGCAAGTAATAAGCACATACCTGCAAATATATTGGATTTGAAGAATTTGGTTGAATctgtgaaaaaaaatatgcatAAAACTGATAATTATTAACCAGGAGCACAAGGCATTAAAAGGAGAAGATtgaatgattttattttgttttgttttcaaaaattagttagattatttgtaattttgtaaatataattaatattttattacgCTTGAAGATAAAAGGTTGATGATAGTGGTGGTAAAATAAGCTGGTTGGTTTGAATCTtggattaattttttattttttattttttattttatttttattttttttaatgtcaATGAGGGTTAATTGGACCCTGCATCTTTAAGATCACCCACATGGTCCCTGCTAATTGGTGAACTATTTGAGAAGGTTGTAATGTTTTAGATTATTACACGGTACGAATTATTTTAGATTTAACTTTTTACAGTGGCTTAGCCATTTATCTCTTTCAAATGATtcaaaagagaaagaaaaaagaaaaaagaaaaaagaaaaaaaaaacaattgatTGTCATGAGGCTTTACAACAAGAATTCAAAAGGGGGGAAATACACAcgcaattatttttttttatccttttttttttttcaaacgCCTGAAAATagctaaaaatatatttatatatatttggtaACTCTTGcctttctatttttattttagtttattttatttcattttaaaaaagataagaaCTTCTTATCTTTAtgctttttaataattcatatatacatacatttatattaaaaaaaaaaagaaaagaaaagaaaaaaaaaaagaaaaataacaaactaaattaaaaaaaaaaaaaaccattaGTTATAGAAGGCCTATCACTACCATTTGTGATAATCTGCTAATACAGAAACACCTAtctatatacatatatatatacatataaacATGGCTTGGGAACATCTAGAACCAACAAAGTCACACGTAGCCTATGCATGTGTAGCAGTATTCTCCATCATGTTTTcagttttttctttatttgttaaagAAAAGTTATACATTGGCGAATCAACTGTCGCAGGTATATTTGGCCTTATAGTTGGACCCCACTGTCTACATTGGTTCAATCCAACATCTTGGGGTAATTCGGATTCCATCACTTTAGAAATTAGTAGAATTATATTATGTCTACAAATatttgctgttgctgtagAATTAccgaaaaaatatatgttgAAGCACTGGCTAAGTGTAACCATGCTATTAGTTCCAGTTATGACCGCTGGTTGGTTAATCGTCGgagtttttgttttcatacTAATTCCAGGTTTTAGTTTTTCGGATGGATTATTAGTATCTGCATGTATAACAGCAACTGATCCAATTTTAGCACAATCCGTGGTTTCCGGTAAATTTGCACAAAAAGTCCCCGGCCATTTAAGAAATCTACTAAGTGCGGAAAGTGGTTGCAACGATGGGATGGCATTcccatttatttatttatccctaaatttaattatacACCATGGTCATGATCGGGTACGTGAAATTGTAAAAGACTGGATTTGCGTTACAATTTTGTACGAGTGTATATTTGGCTGCTTTTTAGGGGTTGTGATTGGCTATGGCGGTAGacatttaattaaatttgcagaagaaaagaaattgattGATCGAGAATCTTTCTTGGCATTTTATGTATGCTTAGCATTTTTATGCGCTGGTTTCGGTTCCATATTGGGAGTAGACGATTTACTAGTTTCATTTTCCGCAGGTGCCGCTTTTGCCTGGGATGGTTGGTTTTCCAAAAAGACCAAAGACAGTCAAATATCCACAGTCATTGACTTATTGCTAAACTTGGcctattttgtttattttggtGCTATTATCCCATGGGaacaatttaataatgGCCATCTGGGTTTGAATGTTTGGAGACTAATCGTTTTAGCAATAGTTGTCATATTTTTAAGAAGAATTCCTGCAGTTATTGCATTTCGTCCCTTGATCCCGGATATTAAAACATGGCGTGAAGCTTTATTTGTTGGTCATTTTGGTCCTATTGGTGTTGGCGCCATTTTTGCCTCCATCTTAGCTAGGGCTGAATTGGAACATGCCAGCACCGGTGAAAAGACACCTTTAAAAAGCTTGCCTTTAGAAGGAACAAAATACTACCAATTAATTGCTACCATTTGGCCCATTgttacattttttattttaacttCTATTATTGTCCATGGGTCTTCTGTGGCAATTATAGTACTAGGACGCCATCTAAATACAATAGCATTAACCAAAACGTTTACCACACATACTTCAAATGGCGGTAGAGGGCCAAGCTGGATGTCTAGGTTGCCAGCCTTGGATAAGGAAGGTAGATCCTTTTCTTTACAGCGTGTTGATACAATGGCACCACCCTTATCTTCCACTAGTACTGAAGATGAAAAGAtaagttttgaaaacagCAATTCTGCCCAGTCGTTAAATTACCATAGACAGAATAATGGTTTGCCGGATGTTATTTCAAGAAACAGCACCATTGAGACGAGCGGCATTCCAGCTAGGCCAATCGGTGGTgcaaagagaaaaaaagttggtTCTAGAATCAACAAAATTaggaaaaagaggaaagaATTGTTTAGTTTGGATAATGGTTATTCCGAATTAAATAAGATTGAACAAGAAAGAATCAAACGTGAAAAGGAAGCTCAAGCAGATGCATTTGCTTTAACCCCAAGGGTAAGACCTATCGAGGAAGATGAAAGAGATTACTTAGAAAGCCATCCcaagcaacaacaacaatatcaaGGAGAGGAGGAAACGGAAGACAAAGATTCAGAAAGAAGTAATAGTGACGGTATTTTGGATTCTTATGATAAAGACCGCCAAATTGAAAAGACAGTTACCATGATGGACCAAGATAATACCTCTAACGTGATAGCACATTTAGATACTTTGGCAACAAACGTACAAGGTTCTCCCGATAAAatgtatattaaaaatgaactAGATTCTACTGCACATGGAGACTTAGAAAAGGGGCCAATCAGTGTTAATTATGGAAATGGCACTTCTTCTTCAACTACTaatgaggaagaagaagaggaaggtACTGATAGCGAGGAAGCTACAAATAGAGAAGATGCTAAGGACCGCGACAACCATGATCAAATTGCATATGCCGAAGGTAATAAAGtcattattgaaaatagaCATGGTGAAATTATCGATGAGGCTAGTTTGGATACACAAAGGCCTGAAAAGGATGTTGCTAGAAGAAAGTTGAGCAACCGTACACAAACAGAGGTTGGAAACTCAGAAAAGGAGGAAAGTGATGGCAGGTCTATCATCAGTGATACGGCAAGCAGGATTAGTACAGTTCCTAGCAATTCTAGTTACTTGAGAAGAGTCTTGACCCCCACCAAAAGCAATCCACTGGACAAGAAATATTTTGCATACAAGATTGATAACCATTTAATCATTGAAGATGGAAATGGAGACGTTTTAAGaagatataaaataaatgtgCATTcatctaataaaaataaatctggAGAAAGTATTGTTGAAGATGGCTCTACTAAGAAAAAAGCTAATACTAATAGGGAAAGAAGTGGGTCTGTATTTAACAAAGCATTGTCAGCTGTTGGTTTAGGTAAAATAACATCTAATACCTCGAAGATATCACCGCAATCATCACCACCGGCTggtaaaaatgttttttctaCAAACActtccaataataacactaaaCCTTCTCTGTCTATTAATACAAAAGTAGCAAATGGTGTTAAATCCAGTGAGTTAAACAGTGCTATCAGTACTAAGACAAATAACAGGGGTTCGACGCCGGTGTCTATGGTTAATACTAAAAGATTTGCCGAAGATAAAAGGAAGTTGACACCTTTGCCATCGCACCAAGATGATACTTACAGTGAAGATCAAAGCGATGGTACTCAATATAGCGAAGACCAAGATACTGGAACTGAAGATGACAgtaactattattattactctGATGATGATCAAAGTGAGGTTAACGGATTTAGAAAGTTAGGAGATTCACCAAGACCAAAAAATAGTAACGGACATAATCGTGATCTTGCCGATTCGGATAGGAAAAccaatactaataacaaacaGGGTAAATCTTTAGGTGAATACGGTACAGAAAGTTCGGATACTGAAGGGGAAGATGAAAGAGATGAAAcacaatttgaaaaatcaaGAAGACTAGCAGCTTTAGGTGCTATGCCACAACCTAGacaagatgatgatgaagaagaaatttTCTCCCCAGTTATTACACATCCTTCGAAGGCCCATAAGTTTCATTTATAGAAATGGAggaaaagagagaaaatgTAGACTAgatgaaaaagtttttttccttaaatttttttttttttttcaccattttttttaatattcatttattgaagtaacttttattttattttattttattttattttattttattatatagaACTTAAACTTTTCggatattataaaatatttattggtgattttgtcatttttttttgtagtaaTAAATAGTAAATACTTTGCGCTAACTCGGAATGCCTCGGAACATTTGAAATCCGGATTCTATcgtatattttatattttatattttattttaattttttttttttgaagcaaaaataaaaaacgaatttacaaattaaaaatcaaaagattaaaaacatttctGAGTGCTGTATCAAAACTTTTCAAGgctagaaaaaaaaaaaaattaaagcaATTAGACAAGATGGATGTTACTGGAGACTTGCACTTACCATTACTCACCTGTTAAGTCTTTTTAGaggtaaaataaaaagagaaaaaaagtaaaatatttatttttaaagaaaagaaaaaataaaaaaaaaaaaaaagaaaaaaaaaaaagaaaaaataaaaaacagaaTTGTATATACTTACACATTTCAATAGGCTTTCCGTTTGTGTTCTATATTCATGgttcaaatatatatacaccAAAgagtttatatttataaaaaatgaacaGAAATTTCATTGCTCAATCAAAAACACGCCATAAACTTAACTCAATGAGCAAGAATGAAAATGGGGGGGAAAATAAAGCTACCGATGATATTGATGTTGAGGAGCATGTCAAACATTTTGGATTATTTCcacaagaaaataatatacaaattATAAGTAGCACATTATATCCTAAATTTTCCTCTAATATTAGTGGtcataatgataatattaataaaagcgacaatagtaatactgagaataaaatacatattttttcaactaCAGCAATGAGTAACATACAAAATGATTTAGAAAGTCTTGATGATTCAATtgatacaaatattttaaaggaTATTATacataatgaaaaaagattgGAACTTAAAGAAAACTTATTAAACGATAGATTTTGGTTAACTAATGCGTATGAGAAATTACATGGTATAAAGAAAACTGATGGGCCTGATagtaaagataataatgaagataACAAATTTGCAGAAGGTGCTTATAAACATGGACCACAATTAACTGATTTCCAACTGTACCAGCAAAGtgtagaaaaagaagattatTTAAGAAACAAGTTGAAAAAGGTTATGAAAGAAAGGGGAAATATTGAAGTGTTGACTACCgataatttatttcaaaaatttgatcCATCTATGGCTAAAAATGTACACAAAAAGTATCCTTTTAATAGGTATAACTATCATTTTTCTCattataacaacaacaacaacaacaacaacaacaacaacaataataataataataaaggaAGTACCACCAATAGTATTGTATCCAACACTAATAATTCGACAAAAAATAGACCAATGTTTGtcgaaaaaattaaaaaggatATGGGTGATAAGTTTTACAGAATTGGTAACACCAGACATTTTCACATCAAAAGTTTtagaaagaagaaggatAACGAAAAAATCGAAAGTAAGTTGctaaaaacattttcttCAGCATCAAACAATACACAAGTGGTAGATCAGGACATAACACCATGGATTATTGATGATCAACCCGAAAATAATCTATATGTGACACTAAAGTCAAGTGCTGATGGTGATAGTAATATGAGTGATAGTAGTGGCGGTAATTATTATGAGTATGCATCATTACCGCCGGTTGATGTAAATAACAGTAATGGCAACGACCATGACAATAAAATACACCGGTTGTTGCATGATCATCTACCTTCCTACAAATATCACGTTCAACGTAAATTGGATATAAGACATTTACAAACAATTGCCATTGGTGCATGTCTAGGTATAGGTCTTTTTGTACTATCAGGAAGATCTTTCACCATCGGAGGGCCTTTAGGAGCACTATTaggatttattttatgtgGGAGCGTTGTTTGTGCCACATTATTGTCATTTTCGGAATTGGCCACATTGTTACCGCTATCATCAGGTTTTTCTGGATTAGCATCAAGATTTTGTGAAGATGCTATGGGGTTTGCACTAGGCTGGACTTATTGGTTCACATACATTATTGCAGCACCAAGTCAAATAGTTTCTGCGGTCACTTTATTGTCATTTTACTTTAACTCTAAAGACTATGCTAAGATAAGCGGCGGATTTACcacattatttttgttagtTGTTATTGGATCGAATATGCTCGAAGTTAGTAAATTTGGCGAGTTAGCGTACATTGTTGGGTCGATAAAGGTTATAATAACCGTTATGACGATGATTGTAAtggtaatattaaattgtgGAGGTAGCAAGGGTTCAACGTACGTTGGTTTTAGATACTGGGATAGTTACAAGAGCAAACATTACgaagaaataataacgtATGGGGCTTTCAGACCCACTTTTGATTTGGATGATATTGGGAAGGGTGCTTTACATGGTATTGGTGGCGCAAAAGGTAGATTTTTGGGTGTCTTATTAAATATGGTTGGTTCCTGTTATGCGTTTAGTGGGGCTGAAGTTTCTTTTGTTGCGAGTGGTGAGGCTAAAAATCCACGTAAAACATTACCCTCTGCAACGAAAAGGTCCTTCATtacaataatgatattgtATATTTTATCTATATTCTTGGTAGGTTTAAACATCTATAGTGGGGATTCAAGATTGGCAAGATACAAGTTTTCCAATGGTCAAATCGACTATGTGAATACAGCATGGCAAGTGGTTGATGATTGCaagtatattttaatagaCGGTACTATTTCTCCGTGGGTTTTGGCTTTGCAAAATTTTGGATTATGCACGTTTGCTAATGGGTTTAATggattattaatatttttcagtATTAGCGCAAGCTCTTGTTCATTATACACTTCAAGCCGAGCGTTATACACCTTAAGTGTGCAAAATAAGGCTCCACGTATTTTTTCAAGTTGTACCAGAAGTGGAGTTCCTTGGATGAGCGTAATTTTTTGCGGATTATTTGGTACTATTGCATATTTGTCAGTTAATTATGAATCAGTTCAAAATTTCCAAGTTTTAACAGATCTTGCCAGTTTGTCCATTTGCATTATCTGGATGGGGCTAAATATTTCATATCTAAGGTTTTTTTATGCATTAGGTAAAAGAACCGATATTATTTCAAGGAATCATAAGGCGTATCCTTATAGGGCGCCATTTGAGCCTTTTCTAGCATATTATGGATTAGTTGGTTCAATAattatgattttatttatggGATTTACCACTTTTTTGCATGAACATTGGAGTACTAGAACGTTTTTCTCGTCGTATGGTgggttaattttttttgtgattttGTATACAAGTTATAAAGTAATTGGTACGTCTAAAATACAAAGATTAGATCAATTGGATATGGATAGTGGTAGAAGAGAAATGGATAGAATGATTTGGGATGAAGATAAAGAGTACTCTATATCTTTAAAGGAAAGAttgattaaaatattacattggtttttataaatatatgtatataacATACAGGATGTGTTTTGTCgcttctcttttctttttttttttattttttttaattttttttttattttttttttattttttttttatttttttttttttttgattaatgaaaataaaatatcctGGCATTAATATTTCTCCTCTTTTCAGATATTCATTTCAAACTTggttaaataattaattaacaaaaagaaaaaaaaaaaaaaaaaaagaaaaaataaaaacaaaaacaaaaagatcGATATTAAGATATATAGAGTTTACCTTGAATAATGTCTACCACCAACATTGAGCAAATCCTCAATGAagctcaaaaaaaaataaatttaaaacagtATAAGGAGGCCTTAAAAACACTGAAAccgttgaaaaaaaaatatttagctTCTAATAGCAATGCAAATAGTAATTCACAACATGTTCTATCTATATTACCGCTTTTTGCCACATGTTATTTGGAAACCGacaatattgaaaaagCTTATCCTATTTTACTTCGCTGTTGTGAATTAGATCCAGATGGAGTAAAAAACGGATGTGAATCTTTTTTAACTCTAGGCCAAATAATGGGAGGTGAATTGggtttaaaatatttaacaaaGGGTGTAGAAATTGCcaataatcaaaaagaaGTACCTAAAGTTGTAAATGGTATTTTAGCAATGATTGAAGTCTGGATGACAGATCTGTGTATGGAACCTAATGCTGAGCAAGAATGTGAAGGCTTGATTAATAAAGCAATGGAGATTAGCCAAGGTGAATCACCAGAGGTTTGGAGTGTGTTAGGATCTATAAGAATTTCACAGCAAAGATTTAACGAGGCTGCAGAATGTTTTGTTAAAAGttggaaatattttcaaacggaaaaattaaaactagAGGAAAACTTATCAAACCAAACAATTGATCATGATCAATATATTGGATTAGTACAACCTTTGTTAAACTGTAGTAAAATGTGTATAGAAATGGGGTTGTATGAAACAAGCATAGAAATTTTAAGTGCAGTTAAAGATATTGACGAAGATAATTTGGAAGCTTTATATTTAGAAGGCTTTACTAATTATTTAATGGCCAAAGTTAAACAacaagtttttaataacgGATTAAGTGTTCAAACTCCAGAAGATTTTTACAAATTTAATGCACATATACAAGATTGTAAGTTAAATGTTGACGATACAAATATTGATATTCAAGATTTCATATATGATTCTAGAGTTGCATTAAGCTTTACACTAAAAATAGGAGAGAACATAGCAGATCCAGAAGATACCATAGCTCAAGAAATTGTTCAAGGTGCGCAAGAGCTATTGTTTGGCGAATTGGGCGGTCCAATAGATGACTctgaattaataaaaatcaaaaaggGCGTTGAAGTCGATGTTAACGAGGACATCGAAATTGAGGAACATCAAGCGTAATAATCATTGCACTTATACTACACTATATATCACAAATCATGCAGCTATAAGACGCACATAATAATTGATAGCAAGTTAACCGAActcttatatatttaatgaTTCAAGTTATTAGCCTTTacgtatatatatctatatgtacatatatatacataatttaatataaattcTATCTTTGAAATTAGtgatgaaaaatatatatataaaaagaaaaaaaataaaaaaaaaataaaaaaaaaaaatgcagaaaatataaacaaataaggCTGTAAGtcataattttatttgttcaactttatttataaacCCTGTAGTAAGTTTATTGCTGTTGGTAGCAACATCTTcgtcttcatcttcataaTCGTAATCATCATTAACATCATCGTactcatcatcatcattgttATCACTGTTATCACTATTGTTCTCATGCTGCTGTATAATATCGGTATTTATGGAATTTTCTGTTAATAAACTAGTCAAAAAGCCAGGCCTTTTGGCATCATTGCCATTATTAGTATGTTGTTCAGTGTTATCTTCTAGTATAGATACGTATGCTTCCGGTACTAGTCCAGTTCTTTTGCCATCAAAACTTTCAGCCACTAACCATCCTTGCCCATGCTtataatcaataaaaatcatATCACCTTCTTGTAAAGCTAATTCGTTATCATTTTCACTTTCAAAATCATACAATGCTATGGCTcttttattgataatgTATTCCTCGGgtaaaataatactttGTCTTTTATTAGTATCCCATTCTGAgttattttcttcatcttcgTCGTAATCAACATTATCTAGTAtcgaattattatttggcCCTATAAAGCTTCCATTAACGAGGGAGTATTCCTGGTAGCTGTCGTTCGcataatcatcatcagcatatttattttcattatcgctactattattgtcatcTTCCTCATAATATCCGTAATGTAGAGGATGTGATTCATCATATGCAAAATCTTTAACAGATATATAGCCTGTGCTAGTAGAATAGTCTTCAGAAGAATTATGGTTGTTATTTAACTGTTCCTCTTCTGTAGCGGGATCCGTGGATATATGATTAGCGTTTGTTTCTGAGTTTGTGGTTGTGACATTTGTATTTACATGTTGGTATGTATGATTAGAGTTTGACATAATAGTGGTTGATGTATGAgtgtaatatatatatatatatatatatgtatatatatattttatttttttactttgtatgatttattttaatttcttttactGTTTACACAAAGTTATTAAAGAGTTAGGAAGTGGTGTTCTTTTACAATTCATAAATTCAGCCTTTATCGTATAAAAAGtaagaaaagaattttcttttttcttttttctttttttttcttttttttttcctttttttttcttttgcaATTTCTGAAAcacttaaaaataaaacaacacCCACACACCACACACcacacacccacacacccAGTAAACGTGACCGGGTAGCCATTTGGTGTGACTTTtctgacttttttttttgctgttttttcttattttatttctgtaagacataaaaaaaaaaaacataaaacaaaaacaaaaacaaaagccACTGCCACATAGAACATGACTACATCACACAAAGCACAACTAGAAGCTAGAAATGGTGCAAAGAATCACAATGATTTAACTGCCACCAACATACAACATGCTAGGCTATTACCATCccataaaaaattaaaatatagaaaACATACTTCGGAAAATATTGTTCatactaatactactgAGGCAACTCAAGAATTAAACaatgaatataataaacagAGAAATTATGATAAAGAAATAGAAGAATATCGGAATAATATTGCTAATAAAGTCACAACtatacaacaaaaaaatgataccCTTCCTtggagaaaaaataaagtatttAACAATAACAGCAGAATCGTTAAAAAGAGtccaaatataaatactaataaaaaagtcaCTGACAAATCTCAGTATGTAGAGGATACAATACAGTcgaaaaaattgaaagatttttttagcaaatcagtaaaataatatcaatctGCCGCTACCATCactcttattattattattattattattattatcataatatatatatatatacatatacaaAGACTAACTACAATAATGACAAACCTATTTACATATTCTATAGGATACAAAACTTGTAATCCCTTTCGCTATTTAATTCCCAcgcttttattaaaaatgcaTAACAtcttgcaaaaaaaattttaatgttcttttaatatcacCATCCCCAACTTCTGGGTTGATAAAATCAATTCTTGTCGTCTTACCACCTTCGGATCCGGAATCTACAAACGAGTATTGCgcaatatatttatctttaaatCTGAACTTCAAAATGCTACTGGTTTTCATTTCAACTTTATCGAATCTAAGATTACTAATACACCCACCATCTACCAGTGGAATGTTTAAATGAAGGCTTTTCggaatataattatttccCCTTTTGTTAATTTGGTAATTAAATAACTTACCATACTCCTTTAATCCTGGTTGATCGTCTAGCCATTTTTCCTTGCTAGTGGTCGTATCGTTTTGTTCGTAAAATGGTTCGCATAACTGTATCACATTATCACATGTCACCTTATAATCATGAGGTAATTGCGTAGTCTTTAACTTGCAGGTTGATTCAGAAAGTGGTAAAACACATCTCATACTATTAACGTCTGCCCGATCGTGCTCGTCTAATTCAAACCATAATTCTACTGGTGGTATCAATTTTGTCAAATCCTTCCCCTTTAGTGACGGATTAGTAGTGACATCTGCCACATTTAATGATCCAAAATTTGGGATATACCTTAATTGAACCAAGTAATCATGTTTATCCACTtgaatattatcattaatacCTTCAAGATCATCTGCTTGTTCGCTTAGATGTTCCAATTCCT
This Saccharomycodes ludwigii strain NBRC 1722 chromosome II, whole genome shotgun sequence DNA region includes the following protein-coding sequences:
- the NHA1 gene encoding Nha1p (similar to Saccharomyces cerevisiae YLR138W | NHA1 | Na+/H+ Antiporter) codes for the protein MAWEHLEPTKSHVAYACVAVFSIMFSVFSLFVKEKLYIGESTVAGIFGLIVGPHCLHWFNPTSWGNSDSITLEISRIILCLQIFAVAVELPKKYMLKHWLSVTMLLVPVMTAGWLIVGVFVFILIPGFSFSDGLLVSACITATDPILAQSVVSGKFAQKVPGHLRNLLSAESGCNDGMAFPFIYLSLNLIIHHGHDRVREIVKDWICVTILYECIFGCFLGVVIGYGGRHLIKFAEEKKLIDRESFLAFYVCLAFLCAGFGSILGVDDLLVSFSAGAAFAWDGWFSKKTKDSQISTVIDLLLNLAYFVYFGAIIPWEQFNNGHLGLNVWRLIVLAIVVIFLRRIPAVIAFRPLIPDIKTWREALFVGHFGPIGVGAIFASILARAELEHASTGEKTPLKSLPLEGTKYYQLIATIWPIVTFFILTSIIVHGSSVAIIVLGRHLNTIALTKTFTTHTSNGGRGPSWMSRLPALDKEGRSFSLQRVDTMAPPLSSTSTEDEKISFENSNSAQSLNYHRQNNGLPDVISRNSTIETSGIPARPIGGAKRKKVGSRINKIRKKRKELFSLDNGYSELNKIEQERIKREKEAQADAFALTPRVRPIEEDERDYLESHPKQQQQYQGEEETEDKDSERSNSDGILDSYDKDRQIEKTVTMMDQDNTSNVIAHLDTLATNVQGSPDKMYIKNELDSTAHGDLEKGPISVNYGNGTSSSTTNEEEEEEGTDSEEATNREDAKDRDNHDQIAYAEGNKVIIENRHGEIIDEASLDTQRPEKDVARRKLSNRTQTEVGNSEKEESDGRSIISDTASRISTVPSNSSYLRRVLTPTKSNPLDKKYFAYKIDNHLIIEDGNGDVLRRYKINVHSSNKNKSGESIVEDGSTKKKANTNRERSGSVFNKALSAVGLGKITSNTSKISPQSSPPAGKNVFSTNTSNNNTKPSLSINTKVANGVKSSELNSAISTKTNNRGSTPVSMVNTKRFAEDKRKLTPLPSHQDDTYSEDQSDGTQYSEDQDTGTEDDSNYYYYSDDDQSEVNGFRKLGDSPRPKNSNGHNRDLADSDRKTNTNNKQGKSLGEYGTESSDTEGEDERDETQFEKSRRLAALGAMPQPRQDDDEEEIFSPVITHPSKAHKFHL
- the SSY1 gene encoding Ssy1p (similar to Saccharomyces cerevisiae YDR160W | SSY1 | Sulfonylurea Sensitive on YPD) — encoded protein: MNRNFIAQSKTRHKLNSMSKNENGGENKATDDIDVEEHVKHFGLFPQENNIQIISSTLYPKFSSNISGHNDNINKSDNSNTENKIHIFSTTAMSNIQNDLESLDDSIDTNILKDIIHNEKRLELKENLLNDRFWLTNAYEKLHGIKKTDGPDSKDNNEDNKFAEGAYKHGPQLTDFQLYQQSVEKEDYLRNKLKKVMKERGNIEVLTTDNLFQKFDPSMAKNVHKKYPFNRYNYHFSHYNNNNNNNNNNNNNNNNKGSTTNSIVSNTNNSTKNRPMFVEKIKKDMGDKFYRIGNTRHFHIKSFRKKKDNEKIESKLLKTFSSASNNTQVVDQDITPWIIDDQPENNLYVTLKSSADGDSNMSDSSGGNYYEYASLPPVDVNNSNGNDHDNKIHRLLHDHLPSYKYHVQRKLDIRHLQTIAIGACLGIGLFVLSGRSFTIGGPLGALLGFILCGSVVCATLLSFSELATLLPLSSGFSGLASRFCEDAMGFALGWTYWFTYIIAAPSQIVSAVTLLSFYFNSKDYAKISGGFTTLFLLVVIGSNMLEVSKFGELAYIVGSIKVIITVMTMIVMVILNCGGSKGSTYVGFRYWDSYKSKHYEEIITYGAFRPTFDLDDIGKGALHGIGGAKGRFLGVLLNMVGSCYAFSGAEVSFVASGEAKNPRKTLPSATKRSFITIMILYILSIFLVGLNIYSGDSRLARYKFSNGQIDYVNTAWQVVDDCKYILIDGTISPWVLALQNFGLCTFANGFNGLLIFFSISASSCSLYTSSRALYTLSVQNKAPRIFSSCTRSGVPWMSVIFCGLFGTIAYLSVNYESVQNFQVLTDLASLSICIIWMGLNISYLRFFYALGKRTDIISRNHKAYPYRAPFEPFLAYYGLVGSIIMILFMGFTTFLHEHWSTRTFFSSYGGLIFFVILYTSYKVIGTSKIQRLDQLDMDSGRREMDRMIWDEDKEYSISLKERLIKILHWFL
- the ACL4 gene encoding Acl4p (similar to Saccharomyces cerevisiae YDR161W | ACL4 | Assembly Chaperone of RpL4); this translates as MSTTNIEQILNEAQKKINLKQYKEALKTLKPLKKKYLASNSNANSNSQHVLSILPLFATCYLETDNIEKAYPILLRCCELDPDGVKNGCESFLTLGQIMGGELGLKYLTKGVEIANNQKEVPKVVNGILAMIEVWMTDLCMEPNAEQECEGLINKAMEISQGESPEVWSVLGSIRISQQRFNEAAECFVKSWKYFQTEKLKLEENLSNQTIDHDQYIGLVQPLLNCSKMCIEMGLYETSIEILSAVKDIDEDNLEALYLEGFTNYLMAKVKQQVFNNGLSVQTPEDFYKFNAHIQDCKLNVDDTNIDIQDFIYDSRVALSFTLKIGENIADPEDTIAQEIVQGAQELLFGELGGPIDDSELIKIKKGVEVDVNEDIEIEEHQA
- the NBP2 gene encoding adaptor protein NBP2 (similar to Saccharomyces cerevisiae YDR162C | NBP2 | Nap1 Binding Protein), with the translated sequence MSNSNHTYQHVNTNVTTTNSETNANHISTDPATEEEQLNNNHNSSEDYSTSTGYISVKDFAYDESHPLHYGYYEEDDNNSSDNENKYADDDYANDSYQEYSLVNGSFIGPNNNSILDNVDYDEDEENNSEWDTNKRQSIILPEEYIINKRAIALYDFESENDNELALQEGDMIFIDYKHGQGWLVAESFDGKRTGLVPEAYVSILEDNTEQHTNNGNDAKRPGFLTSLLTENSINTDIIQQHENNSDNSDNNDDDEYDDVNDDYDYEDEDEDVATNSNKLTTGFINKVEQIKL
- the CWC15 gene encoding U2-type spliceosomal complex subunit CWC15 (similar to Saccharomyces cerevisiae YDR163W | CWC15 | Complexed With Cef1p); protein product: MTTSHKAQLEARNGAKNHNDLTATNIQHARLLPSHKKLKYRKHTSENIVHTNTTEATQELNNEYNKQRNYDKEIEEYRNNIANKVTTIQQKNDTLPWRKNKVFNNNSRIVKKSPNINTNKKVTDKSQYVEDTIQSKKLKDFFSKSVK